GGCGGCGCGGCCGGCGTTCGACGAGATCATCCAGGCGGCGTCGGGGCTGGCGTCATCGATCGGCTCGGACGACGAACCGCATTTCGTGCCGAGCCTCATCGGCGACAAGATCTGCGGCCAGGCGCTCGCCGGCGCGGTGTCGGCGGCGCTGTTCAGTCGCGAGCGAACCGGCCGCGGCCAATTCGTCGAAGTGCCGATGCTGGAGACCATCGCCGGCTTCAACAGCATCGAGATGCTCGGCGGCTATGCGTTCGATCCGCCGATCGGCCCCGCCGGTTACAAGCGGATGAAGGAGCGCAGGCCGGTCCGCACCAAGGACGGCTGGATGACGATGCTGCCGTATTCCGGCGACAATTGGTGCGCGTTCTTCACCGCGGTCGGCCGCGCCGAACTGATCGACGAATTGCAGGTGCGCGATCCGGTGGCGCGCGCCGAGAACATCGACCGGATCTACGCGGCGATGAACGAGATCGCGCCGAGCCGCACCACCGCGGAGTGGGAAGAGCTGCTGCTGCGGCTCGACGTGCCGCACACTTCGTTTGCGAGGATCAGCGAGGTCGCCGAGCAGGAGCACCTCAAGGCGGTCGATTACTTCGCCGCGATCGACCATCCGAGCGAAGGCCGGATCCGTCAGGCGCGCCCCGCGACTAAATTTTCCGAAGAGCCCCCCAGCCTGCACCGCCCGACCCCACGCCTCGGCGAGCACTCGCGCGAGGTGCTGCTGGAGGCCGGCTACAGCGATGACGAGATCGATGCGCTGGTCGATGCCGGCGCGGTCGGGGAGGGGTGAGCGAGTAAGTTACCACGACCGACCATTCAGCCGCCGCATCCGCAACGAGTCGTCCCCGCGCAGGCGGGGACCCATAACCCCCGGCTTGGCAAGCTAAAGATGGCCTCAGCCGCAGCGGGCAATGGAGACGCTGCGGCGTATGGGTTCCCGCCTGCGCGGCAGCAATCGCCTATGGAATTCGAGGCTCTTGCACCGGGCTCTCTTCACCCTCTCCTTCGAGGGGGAGGGTGATGCGCGCCGCGAGCGCGAACGTTCAGATGCGATCGCCCTGGCCTGCGCGGGGACCACATGCTCGATCTCCACGAGGAAGGGCTGGTGCTGGCGGAGATCGATCTCGGCCTGATCGCATTCGCCAAGGCCTCGGTCGACCCCGTGGGCCACGATGCACGGCCGGACGTGACCCGGCTGCTGTTCAACAACAAGCCAGCCCGCCACGTCGAATACTTCTCGGTGCCGGCGAGGCGGGGCCGATGGCGGCGCTCGATCCGGCCGCCGGTTAGGAGAGGGCGGCGGCGCGCACAACGCCATGCGGCGCGCCAGCGCTCCTCACGCACACTGAGTATGGCGATCCCGCCGCGTCATCAGATGAAATGGAACCAGGGTGACCCCTACGCGCCGCCTGGCCAGCATCATGACGAGATTGGCCGAAGGTCCCTTGGCGTATAGAAAAGGTATGTTACAGTTACGGCGCTTTGACGGAAGTGATACTCGGAAATTTTTCTTACGATTGTTTTGTTCAGCGAAAGCACCTTCGGAAGAGGTGCCGCCCCAACTACTCCGCGAAGAACGCTCTGCGAGAGACCGTTACGCGACCGTGA
The DNA window shown above is from Rhodopseudomonas palustris HaA2 and carries:
- a CDS encoding CaiB/BaiF CoA transferase family protein; translation: MTTPTGPLAGIRILDLTSVLFGPYAAQILGDWGADVIKVESLAGDMWRYSGAFRHRGMGGQFMAVNRNKRSLALDLKHPHGKAALRRLIPGADVLLSNVRPAAMARLGFGYEDCCALNPRLIYAAATGFGQDGPWAARPAFDEIIQAASGLASSIGSDDEPHFVPSLIGDKICGQALAGAVSAALFSRERTGRGQFVEVPMLETIAGFNSIEMLGGYAFDPPIGPAGYKRMKERRPVRTKDGWMTMLPYSGDNWCAFFTAVGRAELIDELQVRDPVARAENIDRIYAAMNEIAPSRTTAEWEELLLRLDVPHTSFARISEVAEQEHLKAVDYFAAIDHPSEGRIRQARPATKFSEEPPSLHRPTPRLGEHSREVLLEAGYSDDEIDALVDAGAVGEG